Proteins from a genomic interval of Candidatus Deferrimicrobium borealis:
- a CDS encoding pyridoxine 5'-phosphate synthase — protein MTATRKRLGVNIDHVATLRQARRGRVPEPATAASIAELYGADGITVHLREDRRHIQDRDLEVLKRVVTTRINLEMAAIDEITRIACGLKPHSCTLVPEKREEITTEGGLDVLGHRDAMAQTATRLKKAGIVVSMFIDPELPQVRASRQAGADAIEIHTGTFCEAFAAGKHEPELAKIRAAAALGVSIGLKVFAGHGLDVRNIVPILDLPEIEEFNIGHSIIARAVFLGLPAAVKEIADLIHHGVGHSLPQREDTPSPGKSVPPG, from the coding sequence ATGACGGCGACGCGGAAGCGGCTCGGGGTCAACATCGACCACGTGGCCACGCTGCGCCAGGCGCGGCGGGGACGGGTCCCGGAGCCGGCAACCGCGGCGTCGATCGCCGAGCTTTACGGCGCCGACGGGATCACGGTCCACCTGCGGGAGGACCGGCGCCACATCCAGGACCGCGACCTCGAGGTGCTGAAGCGGGTCGTGACGACGCGGATCAACCTCGAGATGGCGGCGATCGACGAGATCACACGGATCGCCTGCGGGCTGAAACCGCACTCCTGCACGCTGGTCCCGGAGAAGCGCGAGGAGATCACGACCGAGGGGGGCCTGGACGTTCTCGGGCACCGGGACGCGATGGCGCAAACGGCGACGCGGCTGAAAAAGGCCGGGATCGTCGTCAGCATGTTCATCGATCCGGAACTCCCCCAGGTGCGCGCCTCGCGGCAGGCGGGGGCGGACGCGATCGAGATCCACACCGGGACGTTCTGCGAGGCGTTCGCCGCGGGGAAGCACGAACCGGAGCTGGCGAAGATCCGCGCCGCGGCGGCGCTCGGCGTTTCCATCGGGCTCAAGGTCTTCGCGGGCCACGGGCTCGACGTCCGGAACATCGTCCCCATCCTCGACCTCCCGGAGATCGAGGAGTTCAACATCGGGCACAGCATCATCGCCCGGGCGGTCTTCCTCGGGCTGCCGGCGGCCGTGAAAGAGATCGCCGACCTGATCCACCATGGCGTAGGGCACTCTTTACCCCAGCGGGAGGACACTCCTTCCCCCGGCAAGAGTGTCCCCCCGGGATGA
- the folP gene encoding dihydropteroate synthase — protein sequence MPHPAKAFRVPIPGGVLDLSGRPLLMGILNVTPDSFSDGGAYRTVEEAVARGFGMEAEGAAILDVGGESTRPGSLPVPADEEMRRVIPVIRGLAAKTKAVISVDTTKAAVANAAVAAGARIVNDTSALADDPEMAGVVRDSGCAVVLMHRRGSPATMQEAPYYEAMFDELLAELTGRVDAAEGAGIDPERILVDPGIGFGKRLCDNLALHRHLDRLRVLRRPIVFGPSRKSFIGTLTGAPPADRAFGTAAAVAAAVLRGAHVVRVHDVKEMREVVEVAYAIRGEASW from the coding sequence GTGCCGCACCCCGCGAAAGCGTTTCGCGTTCCGATCCCCGGAGGGGTTCTCGATCTATCCGGCCGACCCCTCCTCATGGGAATCCTGAACGTGACGCCGGACTCCTTCTCCGACGGGGGCGCGTACCGGACCGTCGAAGAGGCGGTCGCGCGGGGATTCGGGATGGAGGCGGAAGGGGCGGCGATCCTCGACGTGGGGGGCGAATCGACCCGGCCGGGGTCGCTCCCCGTCCCGGCGGACGAGGAGATGCGCCGGGTGATCCCCGTCATCCGGGGGCTGGCCGCGAAGACGAAAGCGGTGATCTCGGTGGACACGACCAAGGCGGCCGTGGCGAACGCAGCGGTCGCGGCGGGGGCGAGGATCGTGAACGATACGAGCGCCCTTGCGGACGATCCGGAGATGGCGGGGGTCGTCCGCGATTCGGGGTGCGCCGTGGTGCTGATGCACCGGCGGGGGTCCCCCGCGACGATGCAGGAAGCGCCCTACTACGAAGCGATGTTCGACGAGCTGCTGGCCGAGCTGACCGGGCGGGTCGACGCGGCGGAAGGCGCCGGGATCGACCCGGAACGGATACTCGTCGACCCCGGGATCGGGTTCGGCAAGCGCCTGTGCGACAACCTCGCGCTGCACCGGCACCTCGATCGGCTGCGGGTCCTTCGTCGGCCGATCGTCTTCGGGCCGTCGCGCAAATCGTTCATAGGAACGCTAACCGGCGCACCGCCGGCGGATCGGGCGTTCGGCACCGCGGCGGCCGTCGCGGCGGCCGTGCTGCGCGGCGCCCACGTGGTGCGCGTCCACGACGTGAAGGAGATGCGGGAAGTGGTGGAAGTGGCCTACGCGATCCGGGGGGAGGCGTCATGGTAG
- a CDS encoding CdaR family protein, which yields MNATDPGRFLRRLASRNLGLKVVALALAVAAWWFVAGESKVLVSFTVPLEMRHLPKGLTMTNNPEREVEVRLSGPSSLLSGMRPSEISAGVDLAAARGGRQYFTLDDRAVKVPPGIKVQRIHPSSIEVILDRTERRMVPVSARIGGGAAVRKRVIKVEIDPPSVEVEALTEEFARMPVVYTEEVVPDRTDGEYSAIARVETREAHAKIVRNPNVRVNIQFRK from the coding sequence GTGAACGCGACTGACCCGGGCCGGTTCCTCCGGCGGCTCGCGAGCAGAAACCTCGGGCTGAAAGTCGTCGCCCTCGCGCTCGCCGTGGCGGCGTGGTGGTTCGTCGCGGGAGAGAGCAAGGTTCTGGTCAGCTTCACCGTCCCGCTCGAAATGCGCCACCTGCCGAAGGGGCTGACGATGACGAACAACCCCGAGAGGGAGGTGGAGGTGCGGCTTTCGGGGCCGTCGTCCCTGCTGTCGGGGATGCGGCCTTCGGAGATCTCCGCCGGGGTCGACCTGGCCGCCGCGCGCGGGGGGCGCCAGTACTTCACCCTGGACGATCGGGCGGTGAAAGTCCCGCCGGGGATCAAGGTCCAGCGGATCCATCCTTCCTCGATCGAGGTGATCCTCGACCGGACGGAGCGGCGGATGGTCCCGGTGTCGGCCAGGATCGGCGGGGGAGCCGCGGTCCGCAAACGCGTCATCAAAGTGGAGATCGACCCGCCGTCGGTGGAGGTCGAGGCGCTCACGGAAGAGTTCGCACGGATGCCGGTGGTCTACACGGAGGAGGTCGTGCCGGACCGGACGGACGGCGAGTACTCGGCGATCGCCCGCGTGGAAACGCGCGAAGCGCATGCTAAGATCGTTAGGAATCCGAACGTCCGCGTGAACATCCAATTCCGGAAATAG
- a CDS encoding NAD(P)H-hydrate dehydratase: protein MKIVTARQMAELDRVTIHTYGIPALVLMENAGRSCADRIIRILEEKAGGPQEASVAVVCGKGNNGGDGMVIARHLHNRGAYVEVFLLGEENDLSADARTQYEILRRMDVEVRVIRDTEGVEDLRTYLEEVHVCVDAILGTGLASPLSGIVREVVEVINLSMAPVFAVDIPTGIDATTGRILGEAIRSEFTGTFGLLKLGHVLLPGSIHCGETEIYDIGIPPRAVFDAQISTEALDEQIVKSVLSVRPPDFHKGDAGRVHIVGGSPGMTGAPCLAGSAALRMGAGLITVITPESLRPIVESKQMEVMTCGIPDGGTGYFAPGMIPALMEVLSKADVVVVGPGLGMTDTMPAFVKELISRIKVPFLLDADALNALSGEAVALQGAAAPCILTPHPGEMARLMKETIESIEATRIDSARHLAEEERVTVILKGARTIVATPKGDIFINTTGNPYMASGGMGDALTGMIAALASQGLSPNDAACAGVFLHGLSADLLVRDHPMTPVTATDVIGNIRGALQHTLGEPEPEE, encoded by the coding sequence ATGAAAATCGTGACGGCACGGCAGATGGCCGAACTGGATCGGGTGACGATCCACACGTACGGCATCCCCGCCCTGGTGCTGATGGAGAACGCCGGGCGGTCGTGCGCGGACCGGATCATCCGGATCCTGGAGGAGAAGGCGGGCGGCCCCCAGGAGGCGTCCGTCGCGGTGGTGTGCGGCAAGGGGAACAACGGCGGCGACGGGATGGTGATCGCCCGCCACCTGCACAACCGGGGCGCCTATGTCGAGGTCTTCCTCCTGGGCGAGGAGAACGACCTGTCGGCCGACGCGCGGACCCAGTACGAGATCCTTCGGCGGATGGACGTCGAGGTCCGGGTCATACGGGACACGGAAGGGGTGGAGGACCTGCGCACCTATCTCGAGGAGGTCCACGTGTGCGTGGACGCGATCCTCGGGACGGGCCTCGCCTCCCCGCTGTCCGGGATCGTGCGCGAGGTGGTCGAGGTGATCAATCTCTCGATGGCCCCCGTCTTCGCCGTGGACATCCCGACCGGGATCGACGCGACGACCGGCCGGATCCTGGGCGAGGCGATCCGCTCCGAATTCACGGGGACCTTCGGGCTGCTGAAGCTGGGACACGTGCTGCTCCCCGGCTCGATCCATTGCGGCGAGACGGAGATCTACGACATCGGGATCCCGCCGCGGGCGGTGTTCGACGCGCAGATCAGCACCGAGGCGCTGGACGAGCAGATCGTGAAGAGCGTGCTCTCCGTGCGCCCTCCCGACTTCCACAAGGGAGACGCGGGGAGGGTCCACATCGTCGGCGGGTCGCCCGGGATGACGGGAGCGCCTTGCCTCGCGGGATCGGCCGCGTTGCGCATGGGGGCGGGCCTCATCACCGTGATCACGCCGGAGTCGCTGCGACCGATCGTCGAGTCGAAGCAGATGGAGGTGATGACCTGCGGGATCCCGGACGGCGGGACGGGGTACTTCGCCCCCGGGATGATCCCCGCGCTGATGGAGGTCCTTTCGAAGGCGGACGTGGTCGTCGTCGGGCCGGGGCTGGGGATGACCGACACGATGCCCGCGTTCGTGAAGGAACTGATCTCGAGGATCAAGGTCCCGTTCCTGCTCGACGCCGACGCGCTGAACGCCTTGTCGGGGGAGGCGGTCGCCCTGCAGGGGGCGGCGGCCCCGTGCATCCTCACCCCCCACCCGGGGGAGATGGCGCGGCTGATGAAGGAGACGATCGAATCGATCGAGGCGACGCGGATCGACTCGGCGCGGCACCTGGCGGAAGAGGAGCGGGTCACGGTGATCCTCAAGGGGGCGCGCACCATCGTGGCGACGCCGAAGGGGGACATCTTCATCAACACGACAGGGAACCCGTACATGGCGTCGGGCGGCATGGGCGACGCCTTGACCGGGATGATCGCGGCGCTCGCCTCCCAGGGGCTCTCGCCGAACGACGCCGCCTGCGCGGGCGTCTTCCTGCACGGCTTGTCGGCCGACCTGCTGGTGCGCGACCACCCGATGACGCCGGTGACGGCGACCGACGTGATCGGCAACATCCGGGGGGCGCTGCAGCACACGCTCGGCGAACCCGAACCGGAGGAATAG
- the cdaA gene encoding diadenylate cyclase CdaA, translating into MVGGLLSVGVIDVLDILLVAFIIYWVLLFIRGTRAVQMLFGLLILMVMYVVAKKAGMVTFQWLVGNFLENLLVVLVVVFHNEIRRGLAKIGQWRLFGGRGSAPDPDVIDQLAQSAFLLAAERIGAILLVEREMGLEELVEHGKKLDALFSHELAASIFSTSSPVHDGAVVIRQNRIAAAGVILPIPAESVETRGMGTRHRAAFGVASETDAVAVVVSEETGNVTVFSNRSANRVETAQQLRETLGLLLRKGESPRERD; encoded by the coding sequence ATGGTAGGCGGACTCCTTTCCGTCGGGGTGATCGACGTCCTCGACATCCTCCTGGTCGCCTTCATCATCTACTGGGTCCTCCTGTTCATCCGGGGGACACGGGCCGTCCAGATGCTCTTCGGCCTGCTGATCCTGATGGTGATGTACGTCGTCGCCAAGAAGGCGGGGATGGTCACCTTCCAGTGGCTGGTCGGAAACTTCCTGGAGAACCTGCTCGTGGTCCTGGTGGTCGTCTTCCATAACGAGATACGCCGGGGCCTCGCCAAGATCGGGCAGTGGCGGCTCTTCGGGGGGAGGGGGAGCGCCCCCGACCCGGACGTGATCGACCAGCTCGCCCAAAGCGCCTTCCTGCTGGCGGCGGAGCGCATCGGCGCGATCCTGCTCGTCGAGCGCGAGATGGGGCTCGAGGAGCTCGTCGAGCACGGGAAAAAGCTCGACGCGCTCTTCTCCCACGAACTGGCCGCCTCGATCTTCTCGACGAGCTCGCCGGTGCACGACGGGGCGGTGGTGATCCGCCAGAACCGGATCGCCGCGGCGGGGGTCATCCTCCCCATCCCGGCCGAATCGGTCGAGACGCGCGGGATGGGGACACGGCACCGCGCGGCGTTCGGCGTGGCGTCCGAAACGGACGCGGTGGCGGTCGTCGTCTCCGAGGAGACGGGGAACGTCACGGTCTTCTCGAACCGGTCTGCGAACCGGGTCGAAACCGCGCAGCAGCTTCGGGAGACGCTCGGGCTGCTGTTACGAAAGGGGGAGTCGCCCCGTGAACGCGACTGA
- the tsaE gene encoding tRNA (adenosine(37)-N6)-threonylcarbamoyltransferase complex ATPase subunit type 1 TsaE → MSPSVELTSESPEDTVEIARALGAGLRPGDVVALYGDLGAGKTLFCKGVGEALGIPPDRIVSPTFTIVTEHAGTVPLTHIDVYRLAGAREADEIGMRELLSGDGVCLVEWAEKIEELLPTNCVQVRFSFSGDDCREIAIAAPDLPGFDDFRARSIRFQRGG, encoded by the coding sequence ATGTCCCCCTCTGTCGAGCTCACATCGGAGTCTCCTGAAGACACCGTTGAGATCGCGCGGGCGTTGGGCGCGGGGCTTCGCCCCGGCGACGTCGTCGCGCTGTACGGCGACCTCGGGGCGGGGAAGACGCTCTTCTGCAAGGGGGTGGGGGAGGCGCTGGGGATCCCGCCCGACCGGATCGTCAGCCCGACCTTCACGATCGTGACGGAGCACGCGGGGACGGTTCCGCTCACGCACATCGACGTCTACCGCCTCGCGGGGGCGCGGGAGGCGGACGAGATCGGGATGCGCGAACTCCTGTCGGGCGACGGCGTCTGCCTGGTGGAGTGGGCGGAAAAGATCGAAGAACTGTTGCCAACGAATTGTGTACAGGTTAGATTCTCTTTTTCGGGCGACGATTGCAGGGAGATCGCGATCGCCGCCCCGGACCTCCCGGGGTTCGACGACTTCCGGGCCCGGTCCATACGCTTCCAGCGAGGAGGGTGA
- the glmM gene encoding phosphoglucosamine mutase, giving the protein MVRRLFGTDGVRGVANTDPMTVETALALGQAAAHMFRGKNGRHKIVIGKDTRLSGYMFETALSAGICAMGGDVLLVGPMPTPGIAFLTHSMRADAGVVISASHNPYPDNGIKFFGRDGFKLPDDVEDRIESLMYGEHLKENRPPSPEIGKAQRIDDATGRYIVYLKSTFPANLSLERLRIVVDCANGAAYRIAPLVFAELGAEVIPIGISPNGVNINDQCGSLYPEVVAAKVREARADIGISLDGDADRVIVVDEKGVVLDGDRLMAICAGEMSRKGRLAKQTVVATVMSNIGLELYLKERKIKLLRAPVGDRYVVEAMRAGNYNFGGEQSGHLIFLDHATTGDGVLAALQLLGVMVDSGKKVSELGRELAVFPQMLHNIRMKHRVPLESMKGFRKAQAEFEKALGGRGRIVVRYSGTEPLLRIMVEGENRDEVEAIVKALGEKAREEGR; this is encoded by the coding sequence CTGGTGAGAAGGCTGTTCGGGACCGACGGCGTGCGAGGGGTCGCCAACACCGACCCGATGACCGTGGAAACCGCGCTTGCGCTGGGGCAGGCGGCGGCGCACATGTTCCGCGGGAAGAACGGCCGCCACAAGATCGTGATCGGGAAGGACACCCGCCTGTCCGGCTACATGTTCGAGACGGCGCTGTCGGCCGGGATCTGCGCGATGGGGGGCGACGTCCTGCTCGTGGGGCCGATGCCCACCCCCGGGATCGCCTTCCTCACCCATTCGATGCGGGCCGACGCCGGCGTCGTCATCTCCGCGTCCCACAACCCGTACCCCGACAACGGGATCAAGTTCTTCGGCCGCGACGGCTTCAAGCTCCCCGACGACGTCGAGGACCGGATCGAGAGCCTGATGTACGGCGAGCACCTTAAGGAGAACCGACCCCCGTCGCCGGAGATCGGAAAGGCGCAACGGATCGACGACGCGACCGGCCGGTACATCGTGTACCTGAAGAGCACCTTCCCGGCGAACCTCTCCCTGGAACGGCTGCGCATCGTCGTGGATTGCGCCAACGGAGCGGCGTACCGGATCGCCCCGCTGGTGTTCGCGGAGCTGGGCGCCGAGGTGATCCCGATCGGCATTTCCCCCAACGGGGTGAACATCAACGACCAATGCGGCTCCCTCTACCCGGAGGTCGTGGCGGCGAAGGTGCGGGAGGCCCGCGCCGACATCGGGATCTCCCTGGACGGCGACGCGGACCGGGTGATCGTGGTGGACGAGAAGGGAGTGGTCCTGGACGGCGACCGGCTCATGGCGATCTGCGCCGGCGAGATGTCCCGGAAGGGACGATTGGCGAAACAGACGGTGGTGGCCACCGTCATGAGCAACATCGGCCTCGAGCTCTACCTAAAGGAGCGGAAGATCAAGCTCCTGCGCGCACCGGTGGGGGACCGGTACGTCGTCGAGGCGATGCGGGCCGGCAACTACAACTTCGGGGGGGAGCAGTCGGGGCACCTGATCTTCCTCGACCACGCCACGACGGGCGACGGGGTGCTCGCGGCGCTGCAGCTGCTCGGCGTCATGGTCGACTCCGGAAAGAAGGTCTCGGAGCTGGGGAGGGAACTGGCCGTCTTCCCGCAGATGCTGCACAACATCCGGATGAAGCACCGGGTGCCGCTCGAGTCGATGAAGGGGTTCCGGAAGGCCCAGGCGGAATTCGAGAAGGCGCTCGGGGGCCGGGGCCGGATCGTCGTGCGGTACAGCGGGACGGAGCCGCTGCTGCGCATCATGGTGGAAGGGGAGAACCGGGACGAGGTCGAGGCGATCGTGAAGGCCCTCGGCGAGAAGGCGAGGGAGGAAGGCCGATGA
- a CDS encoding holo-ACP synthase: MIAGIGVDIVDVARVQALLDRYGERFLRRVYTEAETAYAMGGENRAERLAGRFAVKEAMMKALGTGKSQGILWRDVETLRARSGKPEVHLHGQAVRWAKLRGGVGIHVSITHDGGKAVAFVILEKEGGE; the protein is encoded by the coding sequence ATGATCGCCGGCATCGGCGTGGACATCGTCGACGTCGCCCGGGTCCAGGCGCTTCTGGACCGGTACGGGGAACGGTTCCTGCGCCGTGTCTACACCGAAGCGGAAACGGCCTACGCGATGGGCGGCGAGAACAGGGCGGAACGGCTGGCGGGGCGGTTCGCGGTGAAGGAAGCGATGATGAAGGCGCTCGGGACCGGGAAATCGCAGGGGATCCTCTGGAGAGACGTCGAGACGCTGCGCGCCCGCTCGGGAAAGCCCGAGGTCCATCTGCACGGGCAGGCGGTGCGGTGGGCGAAGTTGCGGGGCGGCGTCGGGATCCACGTTTCGATCACGCATGACGGCGGGAAGGCGGTGGCGTTCGTGATCCTCGAAAAGGAGGGTGGGGAATAG
- a CDS encoding aspartate kinase has protein sequence MALIVQKYGGTSVGTIEKIKNCAKRVARTKAEGNDVVVVVSAMSGETNRLLGLANQLSEMPNERELDVVASTGEQVTIGLLAIALSEMGCKAKSFCGFQIPVLTDAAYVKARIRQIRGETITKALKDGYVAVVAGFQGIDDTGSITTLGRGGSDTSAVAVAAALKADVCEIYTDVDGVYTTDPNICADARKLDKISFEEMLELASLGAKVLQIRSVEFGMKYGVRIHVRSSFNDNQGTIVTTEEEIMETAVVSGVAYSKSEAKITVVKVPDRPGIAAKIFKPLSEANIVVDVIVQNVSITGFTDLTFTIGRTDYKKALQITEKAAKDVGAERVVGDDKIAKVSIVGMAMRSHSGVALKVFETLAGEGINILGISTSEIKISVLIEEKYTELAVRVLHAAFGLGNPA, from the coding sequence ATGGCACTCATTGTCCAGAAGTACGGCGGGACCTCGGTCGGCACCATCGAGAAGATCAAGAATTGCGCGAAGAGGGTGGCCCGCACGAAAGCGGAGGGGAACGACGTCGTCGTGGTCGTCTCCGCGATGTCGGGCGAGACGAACCGGCTGCTCGGGCTGGCGAACCAGCTTTCGGAGATGCCGAACGAGCGGGAGCTCGACGTCGTCGCCTCCACCGGCGAGCAGGTGACGATCGGGCTGCTGGCGATCGCCCTCTCCGAAATGGGGTGCAAGGCGAAGTCGTTCTGCGGCTTCCAGATCCCCGTCCTGACCGACGCGGCGTACGTGAAGGCGCGGATCCGGCAGATCCGGGGCGAGACGATCACGAAGGCGCTGAAGGATGGGTACGTCGCCGTCGTGGCCGGTTTCCAGGGGATCGACGACACCGGGTCGATCACCACGCTCGGGCGCGGCGGCTCCGACACCAGCGCCGTGGCCGTGGCGGCGGCGCTCAAGGCGGACGTCTGCGAGATCTACACGGACGTGGACGGCGTGTACACCACCGACCCGAACATCTGCGCCGACGCCCGCAAGCTCGACAAGATCTCCTTCGAGGAGATGCTCGAGCTCGCTTCCCTCGGCGCCAAGGTGCTGCAGATCCGCTCGGTGGAGTTCGGGATGAAGTACGGGGTGCGGATCCACGTCCGCTCCTCGTTCAACGATAACCAGGGAACGATCGTGACGACGGAGGAGGAGATCATGGAAACGGCGGTGGTGTCCGGCGTGGCGTACAGCAAGAGCGAGGCGAAGATCACGGTGGTCAAGGTCCCGGACCGCCCGGGGATCGCGGCGAAGATCTTCAAGCCGCTGTCGGAGGCGAACATCGTGGTCGACGTCATCGTCCAGAACGTCTCCATCACCGGGTTCACGGACCTGACGTTCACGATCGGGCGCACCGACTACAAGAAGGCGCTGCAGATCACCGAGAAGGCGGCGAAGGACGTGGGGGCGGAGCGGGTCGTCGGGGACGACAAGATCGCCAAGGTCTCCATCGTCGGAATGGCGATGCGTTCCCATTCGGGGGTGGCCCTGAAGGTGTTCGAGACGCTGGCGGGCGAGGGGATCAACATCCTCGGGATCTCCACCTCGGAGATCAAGATCTCCGTCCTCATCGAGGAGAAGTATACCGAGCTGGCCGTGCGCGTTCTCCACGCGGCGTTCGGATTGGGAAACCCCGCCTGA